From the Phoenix dactylifera cultivar Barhee BC4 chromosome 10, palm_55x_up_171113_PBpolish2nd_filt_p, whole genome shotgun sequence genome, one window contains:
- the LOC103711996 gene encoding ACT domain-containing protein ACR6-like produces the protein MRSSVALEMDDDEYAKLIRRMNPPRVVIDNDACDNATVIRVHSVNKHGFLLEVVQVLTDLNLIITKAYISSDGSWFMEVFNVTDRDGNKIRDKEIISCIQTSVESDACFFPALRNSVGIMSSAENTSIELTGTDRPGLLSEIFAVLADLNCNVVKAEVWTHNTRAAAVVHVADESTRGAIEDPQRLSTIKKFLFNVLKGDNTSRTAKMIVSTAALTHTERRLHQMMFDDRDYERLDMTGEGDDKSRPRVAIMDCSEKDYTTVILRSKDRPKLLFDTVCTLTDMQYVVFHGTVHTGSSEAYQEYYIRHVDGLPISSEAERQRVIQCLEAAIERRASEGLELELRTEDRVGLLSDITRIFRENGLCIRRAGISTIGGKAVDTFYLSEMSGNPVEAKTIDSLRNQIGQTILKVKQNPLPPTPPEAASTTGFLFGNFFKACSFQSFRLIRSSS, from the exons ATGCGGAGTTCTGTAGCTCTGGAGATGGATGATGATGAGTATGCTAAGCTGATTAGAAGGATGAATCCCCCAAG GGTTGTGATAGACAATGATGCTTGCGATAATGCAACTGTTATTAGG GTACATAGTGTTAACAAGCATGGATTTCTCCTTGAAGTAGTCCAAGTCCTCACTGATCTGAACCTCATCATCACCAAGGCTTATATATCCTCAGATGGGAGTTGGTTCATGGAGG TCTTTAATGTGACCGACCGCGATGGGAATAAAATCCGGGACAAAGAGATCATCTCCTGCATACAAACA TCCGTCGAATCAGATGCCTGCTTCTTCCCCGCACTCAGGAATTCAGTCGGCATAATGTCGTCTGCAGAGAATACATCGATTGAGCTAACAGGAACCGACAGGCCTGGCCTGCTTTCTGAAATATTTGCTGTGCTTGCTGACTTGAATTGTAATGTGGTGAAAGCAGAGGTCTGGACTCACAACACCAGAGCTGCGGCGGTGGTTCATGTCGCTGATGAGTCGACAAGGGGTGCAATTGAGGACCCTCAGAGGCTCTCCACAATCAAGAAATTCCTCTTCAATGTCCTTAAAGGGGACAACACCTCAAGAACTGCTAAGATGATCGTCTCGACGGCGGCGCTCACCCACACAGAGAGGAGGCTGCATCAAATGATGTTTGATGATCGGGACTATGAGAGATTAGATATGACTGGAGAGGGAGATGACAAATCTAGGCCTCGAGTTGCTATAATGGACTGCTCTGAAAAGGACTACACTACAGTCATCTTGAGGTCCAAGGACCGGCCCAAGCTTCTGTTCGACACTGTTTGCACCCTCACGGACATGCAGTATGTTGTGTTCCATGGAACGGTCCACACAGGAAGCTCAGAAGCTTATCAG GAATATTACATAAGGCATGTTGATGGCCTCCCCATAAGCTCAGAGGCCGAAAGGCAGCGCGTGATTCAGTGCCTTGAAGCAGCCATCGAGAGACGGGCCTCAGAG GGATTGGAATTGGAATTGAGGACAGAGGACAGGGTTGGGCTTCTCTCAGACATTACAAGGATATTCCGAGAGAATGGCCTGTGTATAAGGCGAGCAGGTATATCAACAATTGGAGGCAAAGCTGTGGACACTTTCTACCTCTCCGAGATGTCAGGCAACCCTGTGGAAGCCAAGACCATAGATTCATTGCGCAATCAAATCGGTCAGACAATTTTGAAGGTGAAGCAGAATCCCTTGCCTCCTACACCTCCTGAGGCAGCGAGCACCACCGGATTCCTCTTCGGAAATTTCTTCAAGGCCTGCTCATTCCAGAGCTTCAGGCTGATTAGATCCTCCTCATGA